Genomic window (Lycium barbarum isolate Lr01 chromosome 2, ASM1917538v2, whole genome shotgun sequence):
TGTTATACGTTTGAAGTCATCACCCATATGACTGAATAAATGAAAGGATTAGGTTTTATTTTAATTGGGTCCGGTCCGGGTCGGGTATGCGAATTTAAAAAAACGGGTGATTCAATACTTTTAATGCCATGTGGCATTTTTGGATTCAAAATATtgattttaaaattttttaaattCAATAAATAAAGGGCTGTTAAGAAAAGGGTATATATGCCTCTTTTCATTAACAGTGAGGGcataaatccttttttttttttttttttaacggagggtatatttacTCCATATCCcttagttgaggggtatatttgcccctTTGCCCATATATATATTACAAATGTCTTTTGTTTTAGattttggtttggaaaatatgcTTTTGGGTTAAATTTTTGTTTCTGGTAACCAAATGGGCAAAAATATTTATGTGAACGTGCTTGTGGTTAGAGGTCATGTTCATGATTCGGTTCTTATCTTTAAAAAGTATATAAATCAATAAGTTAATTTTCAAATACTAggatcaaatcaaaccaattctGATATGATTTGATTCTTGTAGGTCTTTTTGATTTAATCAATTTCTTTTAATCCTTTTCACAAACCTTGCCATCGGTCCCCAACCCATACAGAGGGAAGTAATTTCAATGGCATCACGGGCAACAAGAAGGCAATTACTCCGTCAAAAATTAACAGTCATTTTAGTTTAAAAAATTATCCTAAAATAACTATTATCACTTTAGAAATTTAAGATTAAAGTTGACAATTATTTCTAACACACTTTTAAAATTAAAGAAGAGTGTACAACATTTAAAAGGAAATACAATCTGTTTTTATTAAGTAGGAATAACTGAATAAATTATactatatatttattatttttaatggatgtaaaaaaaaataagtcaaCCATTAAAATAGAACGGAGAGAGTATATATGTaaagaaaagggaaaagggtTAAATGTAcgctctattttattttattagtcAACTTTATCATTCTTTAATGAAAGTGAACAAATATACCTCTACCGTCAACAAAATTTATACCTGTACCCCTATTTGGATGGAAAATCCCAAATCAAATTAAATTATCCGATTTTTAAAAGATTACCCAATTCCTTCTGACCCGACCCCGATTTCATCTTCTTTTTCAAGAAGAACGCTGAAAACATTTGAGTCAATCTCCTTCAATTCTCAATCAAATGAGTTCAAATTTGAAATGCAACTTCTTCAAAATTCAGTAAATAAATCccttgagagaaagaaaaaagaaaaaaaaaagagcttgcTGCCGGTAAAAATGGAGGGGAAAGAAATTGGGGAAACCTTCTCCGTAGAGCTAAGTCACTATTGAAGAAGAAGACCTGTTGGATGAATTAAGGCTCCTTCTTTCTTTGTACATTAGACATTAGATATGATTTTTCTCTTTCAAGAATGATATAGAAAATTGCCAACTCCAAGAATACAGCCTGACTGTACATAAATTATCTGCATTGTTTTAGTTAATTTCTTTTTGATCAATTGATCACCTTTTAGTTTTATCAGTTTGATTTGCTCAAGATGGATTTAATTGTGTGAGGTTGAATTCACTGAATTTTGAGGAAGTTGCATTTTAAATTTGAGCTCATTTGATTGAGAATTGAAGGAGATTGAATCAATTTTTTTGAGTATTCTTCTCGGAGAAGAAGATGAAATCGGGGCTGGGTCGGGGCGTGTTGGGGCGTAGAAGGAATGGGGTAATTTTTTTAAATCGGATAATTTAATTTGATTTGTGATTTTCCATACAAATAGGGGTACATGTGTAGACTTTGTTGACAGAGATATATTTGTACACTTTCACTAACGGAGGATAAAGttaactaataaaataaaataaaaaataaaataaaataaaataaagggttatatttgacccttttccctttcatTTCCCAAGCACCAAAATATGTAATGCTGCTTGGTTATCAAGAAATCGATGATAAAAGTGCAGTTTGTGTTGTTATTTTCTTTTCCATCAACCGATTAAAACTTCACAAGTGAGTGTAATGCCAATATTCAAGTAATTATGTGGTGCAAAGCAATGATTATTTGATCATGAAGCTTACTAAAAAGGGATTGTTTGTTTTGCACCATTACTGATTTACAAAAGTTGAAGACTTGTCTTGGATTATACTTTTTCCTATTTTTGGGATAATTCTTGATTACGATAATGAAAACCGAACGAAAAATAATTGATTGTCACTTAATAGTGTTATGCCAAATGTTGTGCTACTTGATAATTTTCATCAATAATTTACGATGAAACTACGAAAACAATTGTCAGTGTAAGACTTTTGGATCAAAGAATGAACAAGGACTAAAAATGAATATTGTTTTGTAAAATCAGTAGTAAATTTATTCCCAAAACAATTGTCAGGTTCTCCGTTCTCGTATTGTAAATTCATCTCCAAGTATTGTATCTCATTTGTACAACAAAGCTTATCGAGTTATTGGGGTAATTATATATATTAATTCATTTAAAATTACAAAAGGGTGGATCAGTCAAATTTCATATTTTTTGCATTAATGATAAATAAGGTAAAACACTTGTTATTAcaaaaataattgaaagaaaggaGTGAGCGTATTCTTATAAGCCACAAAGGAGGTGAATGTTAAGAGACCAAGAGGGTGTTTGAATTGCTTTTTACAagtagcttataagttaaaagcTAAAAGTTAAAAGTCATAAGTTGAGAATATTTAACTTTTGGCTTTTGGTACATTTTTTGGCCTAAAAGTAAGTTCTTAAAAACAATTTTTCTCTTTCTCAAACATCACAAAAATATAAAAGAGCGTAAAAATCACAATCcacttaaaataagccaatccaaacaccctccAAATTACATGAAGAGGAGGTCTCTGAATTTATTACGTTTAATAATCATGGATAACCTTGTTTATCAAGACTTGGACTGATAAGATGAAATCATTTAGCATTTGACTCTACTGAAATTAGAACATGAGACCCCATCATTCTCAATCCACTTCATTAACTATCAAGCAACATTCTTGAATGTCATTTACATTTTTGTCGATTATGTTTTCTTGTTTTCATTATACCAGTTCTGGAGTTTTAGAACTTCTAAAAATGTGATTATGTAGATTTTGGGTGTGACATTTTTCTACAATATGGAAATGTCACAAAAAGATTCCTGTTTGACATTGTGTGCTTAATGTCATTTATACTATGTTTGAGAACATTTTAGACCATTCATCTATAAGATGCTACTTACTTACATGGCTTTTTTTATGGTGTCCACCGTATCGTCtctttttttggtaactaacctTTTCCATTAATCACCAAGTGAATATTTACAAAACTAGCTGATAACACCTCCGGCCATAATCTCAAACAAAATTGCTAAGGCAGAGCCTTCTAAGCTAACtctagaatcagaacatgcagttATCTAAATATATCCTACTGGCGGGTAAAGCTCTTATGTTGCAGTAGCATGCAATGCTTCGGGCAATTATATTCTCTATCTTCTCCACTTTCTCAAACACTCGAGCATTTCGTTCCAGCCAAATGTAGTGGATAAACTCAGCATACACCATTTTCAGTACTTTTGCCTGGACAGTCTTCCCTTTTGTATGATGCAATATCCAGTGGTAGTGATCTAACCAGGTCAATCTAGTTTGTGGAACAATATTCAACCAATGTAGTAATCTATCCCATACTTTTGTGGCAAAGTAGCAATCTCCAAATAGGTGGTCACGGGTTTCATCTACTTGTTTGCACATGACACACTTGGGGTCCATTTATATTCCCCAGTTATTCAATCTGTCCACTGTTAATAATCGGCCATGTAGCTGCAACCACATGGTGAAGGTGGCTTGGGGTCGCGCATGGTTATGGCACATCAAACCTTTCCATTCCATTTTTTGCAAATTCCCCGACAGTTGTAGGTAGACTTGTCTAATCCTACTCTTTTTACTCAGTGGTGTAATTTGTAGCAAGCGCAACTGTTCTTTAACCCCTATTATCTTTCTTAGCATCCAACTTGCTTGCTTTGGAACACTCATGTCGTCCCACACCCGTCCCTTGATATAATAGGAGTGTACCCATCTAATCTAGAGTATATCTTGCTTGTGAGCTAAGTTCCAACAAGTACTAATAATTGCTGCCTTATTCCATACTCTGAGATTTGTGAGGTTTAATCCCCCGGCTGCCTTTGTTGTGCACATCTAATCCACCGTATCGTCTCTTTCTTAACCCTGGGCGTTCTCCTCCCTCCTCGCCTTCTACGTTCTATAGTTCGTGCACTCATATCCATTCATCACGATATACAAAGTAGATATTTTGATCAGTCACTATAAAAATGCTGACGTTATTGGGAAGGTTAAAAACATTCACTATTTTTTGTCAGCAAAAACAAAGGTTTTTAACCTCTACGAGTCGCACTTTCAAgtttcaacctccacaaattactTTTCTTTAATAGTAGGTGAGAGATGCAAGAGCTCATTCCTGCAACAGAAGCATCTATTTCCAAAAAATTAATTGTTTTAGTGGTAATTTTTTCTTGATATTGAGTTCAAGAAATGTAAAATATATTGATGAAGAAATCCGAGAGAGTAGTTATGGTTTTCCCCTTTCTATTTTATTAGTCAAATTTAAACGATCTTTAAAAAATAGCACTAATACTCTATAATCATTTTTGCCCAGCTAGTCATTTTTGCCTGAAATTCAGGAATATATAGTTTGAACTTTAGCCATATGTGCCTAAAGTTCAGGAAAAAAATAACTGAACTCCAGCCATATGAAACTTTAGACGCTCTATGTTTGAAGTTAGTGGGTACACTAGTAAATTTTCATGCATTACGAATATGACTTAAATGGTGATCCCAACATCATGTATCTATGCATTTCGGCCTTTGACTCAAATAGGCTGGGTGCCAGTTCGTCCCAAGTAAAAACCGGCCCAATAAGGTAGACTTCGggtcattggcatttatgccctATATTatactggtttttaatttttatccctcataacaaataGATTTTTTTGCAGAACATAAATTTATCATAATATTTCATAAATTATGCTTCGCATAACTTTTGTCCTTAAAAAAGTTATGCCCCATTTGACATAAATTTAATTGGGCAAttagcaggaatgcccttattacggggtggtctttaagtttttcccttcaaaatggtggtctttaaagttTGCCCTTCGCTAGGGACCGCTTGGTCACGGGTTCAAACCCCCACTCaggcgaaaattaaaaaaaaatctcaaggcataagttgttatagcccgtattttgtacgtccggataattcgggataattgcgagaagttaagggcaagactacctTCCAAgttattttaatgaacaagttgtttattagtatggaaatattgagaaagactaagggtaaaaaaggaatttcgcaagatggctcatagaagtgttgaggaaggctaagggcaaatttggaattaggaaaataattttcatgaattgcaagacaaatacaaaaaaaaaataagtgggcttgaataaaAGGCCATAAGTGGCCGGCCAACttggtatgggccaaggcccatatgggaaTTAATAAATGTAACTAAAAGATGACCAAAATCATCTTCAAcataagaaacttcaagaaaccttgagagaaaaaaaaaatagcctATTCGGCTAAGAGAGGGAGAAATGGAAGACCAAAAATc
Coding sequences:
- the LOC132628952 gene encoding uncharacterized protein LOC132628952, with the translated sequence MDPKCVMCKQVDETRDHLFGDCYFATKVWDRLLHWLNIVPQTRLTWLDHYHWILHHTKGKTVQAKVLKMVYAEFIHYIWLERNARVFEKVEKIENIIARSIACYCNIRALPASRIYLDNCMF